In a genomic window of Saccharothrix sp. HUAS TT1:
- a CDS encoding FKBP-type peptidyl-prolyl cis-trans isomerase: MAPSKPEVEPYDGAPPADLVIEDITVGDGPEASPGQLVHVHYVGVSHSTGEQFDASWDRGEAFSFPLGGGRVIAGWDRGVAGMKVGGRRKLVIPAHLGYGDRGAGGVIKPGETLIFVVDLLGVN; the protein is encoded by the coding sequence ATGGCCCCGAGCAAGCCCGAGGTCGAGCCGTACGACGGCGCACCGCCCGCCGACCTGGTGATCGAGGACATCACCGTCGGCGACGGTCCCGAGGCGTCGCCCGGTCAGCTCGTGCACGTGCACTACGTCGGTGTGTCGCACTCGACCGGCGAGCAGTTCGACGCCTCCTGGGACCGCGGCGAGGCGTTCAGCTTCCCGCTGGGCGGCGGCCGCGTCATCGCCGGCTGGGACCGCGGCGTCGCGGGCATGAAGGTCGGCGGCCGGCGCAAGCTGGTCATCCCGGCCCACCTGGGCTACGGCGACCGCGGCGCGGGCGGCGTGATCAAGCCCGGCGAGACGCTGATCTTCGTGGTGGACCTGCTCGGCGTGAACTGA
- a CDS encoding beta-propeller domain-containing protein — protein MRRRSWGVRAAVFGGAALVVGVSAASAVPTPEQDWRVLPPIEAVPVDLVGFDTCDTALAELRTAISPHVGPYGLDGHNFVANAERGGVQLDSKAGSAQQPPGAAPVPEHSKTNAHEAGVDEPDLAKTDGERVVTVADGKLRVLDVATGELTGTLDVPAGHASQLLLHDDRALVVGQGEAGWGIAVDGPYQGRSGDSSVTLVDLSAAPRVLGTLTVTGRYVDARQVGDVVRVVVHSAPRLPWVYPTDGRGEAESLVENRELVAAAPVGAWLPRYELTGADGARSEGELVSCDRVSRPADHSATSMLSVLTFDFPGELGSGDAVTIMADGDTVYGTGTSLYVADDHHLRPMTRFAPTTPPMTAIHQFDVSRPGPPEHVASGRVAGVLLNQYSLSEHEGHLRVATTSSDAPGIPERAPATQSAVTVLKRDGARLAEVGKVDGLGLGERIYSVRFVGPVGYVVTFRQVDPLYTLDLSDPARPRAVGELKITGYSAYLHPAGDGRLIGVGQEATGQGRVTGTQVSLFDVSDPAAPTKVAGHHLPGANSEVEFDPHAFLYWPARDLVALPVQSGPTEDDPSAGYSSGLLVLRLGGGAFSALGTVRHEGSTYDPGIRRALVIGDDLWTVSAAGVRISGLDGLAQRAWVPFT, from the coding sequence ATGAGACGACGGTCTTGGGGTGTGCGGGCCGCGGTGTTCGGCGGCGCCGCGCTGGTGGTGGGGGTGAGCGCGGCCTCCGCCGTGCCCACGCCGGAGCAGGACTGGCGGGTCCTGCCGCCGATCGAGGCGGTGCCGGTCGACCTGGTGGGGTTCGACACCTGCGACACCGCGCTGGCCGAGCTGCGGACGGCGATCTCGCCGCACGTCGGCCCGTACGGGCTGGACGGTCACAACTTCGTGGCGAACGCCGAACGGGGCGGGGTCCAGCTGGACTCCAAGGCGGGCAGCGCGCAGCAGCCGCCCGGCGCGGCCCCCGTGCCCGAGCACTCGAAGACGAACGCGCACGAGGCGGGCGTGGACGAGCCGGACCTGGCCAAGACCGACGGCGAGCGGGTCGTCACGGTCGCCGACGGGAAGCTGCGCGTGCTGGACGTGGCCACCGGCGAGCTGACCGGCACGCTCGACGTGCCCGCCGGCCACGCCTCCCAGCTGCTGCTGCACGATGACCGCGCGCTCGTCGTCGGGCAGGGTGAAGCGGGGTGGGGCATCGCGGTCGACGGCCCGTACCAGGGGCGGTCCGGCGACTCGTCGGTGACGCTGGTCGACCTGTCCGCCGCGCCGCGCGTCCTGGGCACGCTCACCGTCACCGGCCGGTACGTCGACGCGCGGCAGGTCGGGGACGTGGTGCGGGTGGTCGTGCACTCGGCGCCGCGGCTGCCGTGGGTGTACCCGACCGACGGTCGCGGCGAGGCGGAGTCGCTGGTCGAGAACCGGGAACTGGTCGCCGCCGCGCCGGTCGGGGCCTGGCTGCCGCGCTACGAGCTGACCGGCGCCGACGGCGCCCGCTCGGAGGGCGAGCTGGTGTCGTGCGACCGGGTCAGCCGGCCCGCGGACCACTCGGCCACGTCGATGCTGTCCGTGCTGACGTTCGACTTCCCCGGCGAGCTCGGCTCCGGCGACGCCGTGACGATCATGGCCGACGGCGACACCGTCTACGGCACCGGGACCTCGCTGTACGTGGCCGACGACCACCACCTGCGGCCGATGACCCGCTTCGCGCCGACCACCCCGCCGATGACGGCGATCCACCAGTTCGACGTGTCGCGGCCGGGCCCGCCGGAGCACGTGGCGTCCGGCCGGGTCGCGGGCGTGCTGCTCAACCAGTACTCGCTGTCCGAGCACGAGGGGCACCTGCGGGTGGCGACGACGTCCTCGGACGCGCCGGGCATCCCCGAGCGGGCGCCCGCGACGCAGAGCGCCGTCACCGTGCTGAAGCGGGACGGCGCGCGGCTCGCCGAGGTCGGCAAGGTCGACGGCCTCGGCCTCGGCGAGCGGATCTACAGCGTGCGGTTCGTCGGCCCGGTCGGTTACGTGGTGACGTTCCGGCAGGTCGACCCGCTCTACACGCTGGACCTGTCCGACCCGGCGCGACCGCGCGCGGTGGGGGAGCTGAAGATCACCGGTTACTCGGCGTACCTGCACCCGGCCGGGGACGGCAGGCTGATCGGCGTCGGCCAGGAGGCCACCGGGCAGGGCCGGGTGACCGGCACGCAGGTGTCGCTGTTCGACGTGTCCGACCCGGCAGCGCCGACCAAGGTCGCGGGCCACCACCTGCCCGGCGCGAACTCGGAGGTCGAGTTCGACCCGCACGCATTCTTGTACTGGCCCGCGCGTGACCTGGTGGCGCTGCCGGTGCAGTCCGGGCCGACGGAGGACGACCCGTCGGCCGGGTACTCCAGCGGTCTGCTGGTGCTGCGGCTCGGTGGCGGCGCGTTCTCCGCGCTGGGCACCGTCCGGCACGAGGGGTCGACCTACGACCCGGGCATCCGCCGGGCGCTGGTGATCGGCGACGACCTGTGGACGGTGTCCGCGGCGGGCGTGCGGATCAGCGGGCTCGACGGGCTCGCCCAGCGGGCGTGGGTGCCGTTCACCTGA
- a CDS encoding EI24 domain-containing protein — protein sequence MIRVLRDFSTGVGLLGQGFGLVFRSPKLLLIGAVPALLTTVLLIGGVVGLAVWIDDIAAWVTPFADDWSEGLRAATRFAAGFSIIGAFIAIGLLLFTAITLIIGGPFYEHIAETVEDTHLGGVPEAEQVTWLKSAAVGARDAVLLIGIAVLCAVPLFAAGFIPVVGQTVVPVIAVCVNATLLGIELTAIPFTRRGLKLDVRRRTLRKRRAVTLGFAVPTYLLCLVPLAALVVLPAAMAGGTVLAHRLLHDQIR from the coding sequence GTGATCAGAGTGCTGCGTGACTTCTCCACCGGTGTCGGGCTCCTCGGGCAGGGTTTCGGGCTGGTGTTCCGGTCGCCCAAGCTGCTGCTGATCGGCGCGGTGCCGGCGCTGCTCACGACCGTGCTGCTGATCGGCGGCGTGGTGGGCCTCGCGGTGTGGATCGACGACATCGCCGCCTGGGTCACGCCGTTCGCCGACGACTGGAGCGAGGGCCTGCGCGCGGCCACCCGGTTCGCCGCGGGCTTCTCGATCATCGGCGCGTTCATCGCGATCGGGCTGCTGCTGTTCACCGCCATCACGCTGATCATCGGCGGCCCGTTCTACGAGCACATCGCGGAGACCGTCGAGGACACCCACCTCGGCGGCGTGCCCGAGGCCGAGCAGGTGACCTGGCTGAAGTCGGCGGCGGTCGGCGCGCGGGACGCCGTGCTGCTGATCGGCATCGCGGTGCTGTGCGCCGTCCCGCTGTTCGCCGCCGGGTTCATCCCGGTCGTCGGGCAGACCGTGGTGCCGGTGATCGCGGTGTGCGTCAACGCGACGCTGCTCGGCATCGAGCTGACCGCGATCCCGTTCACCCGGCGCGGCCTGAAGCTGGACGTGCGCAGGCGGACGCTGCGCAAGCGGCGGGCCGTCACGCTCGGCTTCGCCGTGCCGACCTACCTGCTGTGCCTCGTCCCGCTGGCGGCGCTGGTCGTGCTGCCGGCCGCGATGGCAGGCGGCACGGTCCTCGCGCACCGCCTGCTGCACGACCAGATCAGGTGA
- a CDS encoding DUF309 domain-containing protein: MSTSPRDRDEQGRARNARPRDGLGRPLPYGLPGVERQPEGVPRTPGEALTEAQRLLDLGRPFHAHEVLEDAWKAAPEPERELWRGLAQLAVGLTHAARGNRSGATSLLSRGARNISPYRDDPPHGVDVAGLLAWAETGDGVPRLTG; the protein is encoded by the coding sequence GTGTCGACCAGCCCGCGTGACCGCGACGAGCAGGGCCGGGCCCGCAACGCGCGACCGCGCGACGGGCTCGGCCGACCCCTGCCCTACGGGCTGCCGGGCGTCGAGCGCCAGCCGGAGGGCGTGCCGCGCACGCCGGGGGAAGCGCTCACCGAGGCGCAGCGGCTGCTCGACCTCGGCCGACCGTTCCACGCGCACGAAGTGCTGGAGGACGCGTGGAAAGCGGCGCCCGAGCCCGAGCGGGAGCTGTGGCGGGGCCTGGCGCAGCTCGCCGTCGGCCTGACCCACGCCGCGCGCGGCAACCGGTCCGGCGCGACCTCGCTGCTGAGCCGGGGCGCGCGCAACATCTCGCCCTACCGGGACGACCCGCCGCACGGGGTGGACGTGGCGGGCCTGCTGGCCTGGGCCGAGACGGGCGACGGCGTGCCGCGGCTGACCGGGTGA
- a CDS encoding choice-of-anchor A family protein: MPRTHLAGPLAAFALVAAVALQGVGVAAPLPGGLGPCLGPLCPDVFPPVGNGDFAGRDDAVNIFVGGDFLVRHAAAEAEGRVVVGGTFDQAKDPGGSKVYNVGIVGAGSRVPPPDGSDFLVTGGAVAVADGQELLAEGGVVRHAGPLTGAITGTDAPDPDAFAPYAGLSAQLTAASRCYATAVATGTAVNEGYRTLFTGDGTSALQVFTVDFDLAAAGGGQQGIEFAGIPAGATVLVNLVGAARRIVTYSGDLADSSPFNALRERLLWNFPEATSVTIGGLGQFQGSVLVGEPGSTAVVTVPGTAGRFFTTGSLTHGGPANTGQEFHAYPFNGDLPSCVDTTTTTAPTTTTTTTTTTTTTTTTTTTTTTTTATTTTTAVPTTSPTPTTAAPTTAAPTTTAPTTSAPTTAVTTWPDEGTGGSRHHDDLAATGVDVRPLAALGGLAVVGGLALLTLVRRRSSR, from the coding sequence ATGCCGCGCACCCACCTGGCCGGACCCCTCGCCGCGTTCGCGCTGGTCGCCGCCGTCGCCTTGCAGGGCGTCGGGGTGGCCGCACCGCTGCCGGGCGGGCTCGGGCCGTGCCTCGGACCGCTGTGCCCCGACGTCTTCCCGCCGGTGGGCAACGGCGACTTCGCCGGCCGGGACGACGCGGTGAACATCTTCGTCGGCGGCGACTTCCTGGTCCGCCACGCCGCCGCCGAGGCCGAGGGGCGGGTGGTCGTCGGCGGGACCTTCGACCAGGCCAAGGACCCCGGCGGCTCGAAGGTCTACAACGTCGGCATCGTCGGCGCGGGGTCGCGCGTGCCGCCGCCCGACGGGTCGGACTTCCTGGTCACCGGCGGCGCGGTGGCGGTCGCCGACGGGCAGGAACTGCTCGCCGAGGGCGGCGTGGTGCGGCACGCGGGGCCGTTGACCGGCGCGATCACCGGGACCGACGCGCCGGACCCGGACGCCTTCGCGCCGTACGCCGGGCTCTCGGCTCAGCTGACCGCGGCCTCCCGGTGCTACGCCACCGCGGTCGCCACCGGCACCGCGGTGAACGAGGGCTACCGGACCCTGTTCACCGGCGACGGCACGTCGGCGTTGCAGGTGTTCACCGTGGACTTCGACCTCGCGGCGGCCGGCGGCGGGCAGCAGGGCATCGAGTTCGCCGGCATCCCGGCGGGCGCGACGGTGCTGGTGAACCTGGTCGGCGCGGCGCGGCGGATCGTGACGTACAGCGGCGACCTCGCCGACAGCAGCCCGTTCAACGCGTTGCGGGAGCGGTTGCTGTGGAACTTCCCCGAGGCCACTTCGGTGACCATCGGCGGCCTCGGGCAGTTCCAGGGCAGCGTGCTGGTCGGCGAGCCGGGGAGCACGGCGGTGGTGACCGTGCCGGGCACGGCGGGCCGGTTCTTCACCACCGGCTCGCTCACCCACGGCGGTCCGGCGAACACCGGGCAGGAGTTCCACGCCTACCCGTTCAACGGGGACCTGCCCTCGTGCGTCGACACCACCACGACCACCGCGCCTACCACCACCACGACGACGACCACCACCACCACGACCACCACCACCACGACCACCACCACCACGACCACCACTGCCACGACCACCACAACCGCTGTGCCCACGACCTCGCCGACGCCCACCACCGCCGCGCCCACCACCGCCGCGCCCACGACCACCGCGCCCACTACGAGCGCTCCGACCACCGCAGTGACGACGTGGCCGGACGAGGGGACGGGCGGTTCCCGGCACCACGACGACCTGGCCGCCACCGGCGTGGACGTGCGCCCGCTGGCCGCGCTCGGCGGGCTGGCGGTGGTGGGCGGCTTGGCGCTGCTGACCCTGGTCAGGCGGCGGAGTTCGCGGTGA
- a CDS encoding SDR family NAD(P)-dependent oxidoreductase, which translates to MANAVITGGTNGIGRSLAERLAREGHRVAVVGRSADAPAGVELIRGDLSTLAGMAAVVAEVAGRFDVVDRLVLGAGRFQRRRVLTEDGLEHMFALYAVSRFVLVERLLPVLERSTSPVVVSVCGVAGPRGPGIRWDDLALDRRYRASWAVSQGSRAADLLGAGFADRHPGSPVRYVLHNPMFVDSGLGAQVGGLRGRALDLVAKRFARPVADAADQVHRFLAPPPTAPLTASRAGRPVDLDRPDLDRTAAARLYALLDCITANSAA; encoded by the coding sequence ATGGCGAACGCGGTGATCACGGGTGGCACGAACGGCATCGGGCGGAGCTTGGCCGAGCGGTTGGCGCGGGAGGGCCACCGGGTGGCGGTGGTCGGCCGGTCGGCGGACGCGCCGGCCGGGGTCGAGCTGATCCGCGGCGACCTGAGCACGCTGGCGGGCATGGCCGCAGTGGTCGCCGAGGTGGCGGGGCGGTTCGACGTGGTGGACCGGCTGGTGCTGGGAGCGGGCCGGTTCCAGCGCCGCCGGGTGCTCACCGAGGACGGGTTGGAGCACATGTTCGCGCTGTACGCGGTGAGCCGGTTCGTGCTGGTGGAACGCCTGCTGCCGGTGCTGGAGCGGTCCACGTCGCCGGTCGTGGTGAGCGTGTGCGGGGTGGCCGGGCCGCGCGGGCCCGGCATCCGGTGGGACGACCTGGCGCTGGACCGGCGCTACCGCGCGTCCTGGGCGGTCAGCCAGGGCTCGCGGGCGGCCGACCTGCTCGGCGCGGGCTTCGCCGACCGGCACCCGGGCAGCCCGGTCCGGTACGTGCTGCACAACCCGATGTTCGTGGACAGCGGCCTCGGCGCGCAGGTCGGCGGGCTGCGCGGCCGGGCGCTCGACCTGGTGGCGAAGCGGTTCGCCAGGCCGGTGGCGGACGCGGCGGACCAGGTCCACCGGTTCCTGGCGCCCCCGCCCACCGCGCCGCTCACCGCTTCCCGGGCGGGCCGGCCGGTCGACCTGGACCGGCCGGACCTCGACCGGACCGCGGCGGCCCGGCTCTACGCCCTGCTGGACTGCATCACCGCGAACTCCGCCGCCTGA
- a CDS encoding winged helix-turn-helix transcriptional regulator, protein MSLVPVPVTAADRAACPVSDLLARVGDKWSVLVLSLVSESPRGFNELDRAVHELSRRILTRTLRNLERDGLVGRHVRPGRAAGVTYSATALGRSLLEFVVPLGQWVLRHEGEIEAARSRYDSKRSTVD, encoded by the coding sequence ATGTCACTGGTCCCGGTGCCGGTCACGGCGGCCGACCGCGCCGCCTGCCCGGTGTCCGACCTGCTGGCCCGCGTCGGCGACAAGTGGAGCGTGCTGGTGCTCAGCCTGGTCTCCGAAAGCCCTCGCGGGTTCAACGAACTCGACCGCGCGGTGCACGAGCTGAGCCGCCGCATCCTCACCCGCACGCTGCGCAACCTGGAGCGCGACGGCCTGGTCGGCCGGCACGTGCGACCGGGCAGGGCCGCCGGCGTCACGTACTCGGCGACCGCGCTCGGCCGCTCGCTGCTGGAGTTCGTCGTCCCCTTGGGACAGTGGGTGCTCCGGCACGAGGGCGAGATCGAGGCGGCGCGCTCCCGCTACGACTCGAAGAGGTCCACAGTGGACTGA
- a CDS encoding trypsin-like serine protease, which yields MIPALAAALLSLVALVPSASAAPATAEGGVTPYIIGGGYASNAPWAARLFSNGRQTCSATIIAPTWILTAKHCVTGGGLSFRIGSLDQTSGGTVANGVQTTNHSSDLALVRLDRSVSATYARLGQPGSVTVGQSVQVYGWGATSQCGSEINCQSQYLKVANVTVTGGCTDAYGGSAICARRGNGITAGGDSGGPMMAGGVQVGVASTSDRQTTTAYTNVTRYRSWIQSVAGV from the coding sequence TTGATCCCTGCGCTCGCAGCCGCCCTGCTGTCCCTGGTCGCTCTCGTCCCGTCGGCGTCGGCCGCGCCGGCGACGGCGGAGGGCGGCGTGACGCCGTACATCATCGGCGGGGGCTACGCGAGCAACGCCCCGTGGGCGGCCCGGCTGTTCTCCAACGGCAGGCAGACGTGCAGCGCGACCATCATCGCGCCGACGTGGATCCTGACCGCGAAGCACTGCGTCACCGGCGGCGGGCTGTCGTTCCGCATCGGCAGCCTCGACCAGACGTCGGGCGGCACCGTCGCCAACGGCGTGCAGACGACGAACCACTCGTCGGACCTCGCCCTGGTCCGGCTCGACCGCTCCGTGTCCGCGACCTACGCCCGGCTCGGCCAGCCGGGTTCGGTCACCGTCGGCCAGTCCGTGCAGGTCTACGGCTGGGGCGCGACGTCCCAGTGCGGCTCGGAGATCAACTGCCAGTCGCAGTACCTGAAGGTGGCGAACGTGACCGTCACCGGCGGCTGCACCGACGCCTACGGCGGCAGCGCGATCTGCGCCCGGCGCGGCAACGGCATCACGGCGGGCGGTGACTCGGGCGGTCCGATGATGGCGGGCGGCGTGCAGGTCGGCGTCGCGTCCACCAGCGACCGGCAGACCACCACCGCTTACACGAACGTGACCCGCTACCGGTCCTGGATCCAGTCCGTCGCCGGGGTCTGA
- a CDS encoding ADP-ribosylglycohydrolase family protein, with protein MLVELAIGDAYGAGFEYADPSFVTRHNTLAGYVRHPRRHGIAPGSYTDDTQMTLALAELRASGVPWTPESVASAFVTAFHRDPREGYASGFQAFLETVRTGDEFLARIRPDSDKSGAAMRAAPAGLLPTVADVLHHTDVQARVTHDTPDGVAAARAAALAVHYCHHALGPVAEVGSWIADRLGSGEWARPWRGKVGSKGVMSVRAALTALSGGGSLSAVLRECVAFTGDVDTVATIALAAAAESAEITADLPQVLVDGLENGPFGRDHLARLDSRLR; from the coding sequence ATGCTCGTCGAACTGGCCATCGGGGACGCGTACGGCGCGGGCTTCGAGTACGCCGACCCGTCCTTCGTGACCAGGCACAACACCCTCGCCGGGTACGTGCGGCACCCGCGGCGCCACGGCATCGCGCCGGGCAGCTACACCGACGACACGCAAATGACGCTGGCTCTGGCGGAACTGCGGGCGTCCGGCGTGCCGTGGACGCCCGAGTCGGTGGCGTCGGCGTTCGTGACCGCCTTCCACCGCGACCCGCGGGAGGGGTACGCGAGTGGTTTTCAGGCATTCCTGGAGACCGTGCGCACCGGCGACGAGTTCCTGGCCCGCATCCGGCCCGACAGCGACAAGAGCGGCGCGGCGATGCGCGCCGCCCCCGCCGGCCTGCTGCCGACCGTGGCGGACGTGCTGCACCACACCGACGTGCAGGCCAGGGTCACCCACGACACGCCGGACGGGGTGGCGGCGGCGCGGGCGGCGGCGTTGGCCGTGCACTACTGCCACCATGCGCTGGGTCCGGTGGCGGAGGTGGGCTCGTGGATCGCCGACCGGCTCGGTTCGGGGGAGTGGGCGCGGCCGTGGCGCGGGAAGGTCGGGTCGAAGGGCGTGATGAGCGTGCGGGCGGCGCTGACCGCGCTGTCCGGTGGCGGTTCGCTGAGCGCGGTGCTGCGCGAGTGCGTCGCCTTCACCGGGGACGTGGACACGGTCGCCACCATCGCCCTGGCAGCCGCCGCGGAGTCGGCCGAGATCACCGCGGACCTGCCGCAGGTCCTGGTGGACGGCCTGGAGAACGGCCCCTTCGGCCGCGACCACCTGGCCCGGCTGGACTCCCGGTTGCGGTAG
- a CDS encoding SRPBCC family protein, translated as MSTELRRINGKPVLRFERVLAHPPAKVWRAITEPGELAHWFPAAVAVDGREMTFSFPDQVTTGEVLESDPPRVFAFRWNTDVLRFELLPHERGCLLVFTHVLGGEQGAARNAAGWDTCLAGLVARLADRPFEPPADVREPVERYLREFGLDEGRFDGGVVRFVRDLVWRPLDEVWSLLTEGEQGVPPRAANPHVPPGPLVERTEPRVLAFDSPTGRVRWEFRHGPDQGTEVELTHVLADPAFAPQALAAWHAHLELFFAALFGDLRCPWPEDRVEELIKHYREHH; from the coding sequence GTGAGCACCGAGTTGCGGCGGATCAACGGCAAGCCCGTGCTGCGGTTCGAACGGGTGCTCGCGCACCCGCCGGCCAAGGTGTGGCGGGCGATCACGGAGCCGGGCGAGCTGGCGCACTGGTTCCCGGCGGCGGTGGCGGTCGACGGGCGGGAGATGACGTTCTCCTTCCCCGACCAGGTCACCACCGGCGAGGTGCTGGAGTCCGACCCGCCGAGGGTGTTCGCGTTCCGGTGGAACACCGACGTGCTGCGGTTCGAGCTGCTGCCGCACGAGCGGGGTTGCCTGCTGGTGTTCACGCACGTGCTGGGCGGCGAGCAGGGCGCGGCGCGCAACGCCGCCGGCTGGGACACCTGCCTGGCCGGGCTGGTGGCGAGGCTCGCCGACCGGCCGTTCGAGCCGCCGGCGGACGTGCGCGAGCCGGTGGAGCGCTACCTCCGCGAGTTCGGGCTGGACGAGGGCCGGTTCGACGGTGGCGTGGTGCGGTTCGTCCGCGACCTGGTCTGGCGCCCGCTGGACGAGGTGTGGTCGCTGCTGACCGAGGGCGAGCAGGGCGTGCCGCCCCGCGCCGCCAACCCGCACGTGCCGCCCGGCCCGCTGGTCGAGCGCACCGAGCCGCGCGTGCTGGCGTTCGACTCGCCGACCGGGCGGGTGCGCTGGGAGTTCCGGCACGGCCCGGACCAGGGCACGGAGGTCGAGCTGACGCACGTGCTCGCGGACCCGGCGTTCGCACCGCAGGCGTTGGCGGCCTGGCACGCGCACCTGGAGCTGTTCTTCGCGGCCCTGTTCGGCGATCTCCGCTGCCCGTGGCCGGAGGACCGGGTCGAGGAACTGATCAAGCACTACCGCGAACACCACTGA
- a CDS encoding ArsR/SmtB family transcription factor, with amino-acid sequence MASTFSVLADPQRRWILDVLREGERPVNDLVDGLSLSQPAVSKHLRVLREAGLVEVRRDAQRRLYRLRPGPLAEVDAWLAPYRRMWEDSLDALERRLDEVDS; translated from the coding sequence ATGGCATCTACGTTCTCCGTGCTCGCCGACCCGCAGCGTCGGTGGATCCTCGACGTGCTGCGGGAGGGTGAGCGGCCGGTCAACGACCTGGTCGACGGGCTGTCGCTGAGCCAACCCGCGGTGTCCAAGCACCTCCGGGTGCTGCGCGAGGCCGGGCTGGTGGAGGTCCGGCGGGACGCCCAGCGGCGGCTCTACCGGCTGCGGCCCGGGCCGCTGGCCGAGGTCGACGCCTGGCTCGCGCCGTACCGGCGGATGTGGGAGGACAGCCTGGACGCGTTGGAGCGCCGACTGGACGAGGTGGACTCGTGA
- a CDS encoding alpha/beta fold hydrolase codes for MYETVDGVRTWYEVRGEGEPLVLLHGGFSDSRDFEANLARLADRFRVFLVDRRGHGRTPDVPGPVPLDVLAGDVIAFLERVVGGPAHLAGYSAGGVVALGVAQRRPDLVRGLVVLNSGYSKDGWLFLPEPGGELPGEVADRYAEVSPDGREHLPVVVEKFARAAHEPEAVDLGAITSPTLVLGSDDDIVHLEHTVAMYRGIANAQLCVLPGTSHLMLFERPELCASVVADFLTGAPAPLMPIRRAGVSA; via the coding sequence ATGTACGAGACGGTGGACGGTGTGCGCACCTGGTACGAGGTGCGCGGCGAGGGTGAGCCGCTGGTGCTGCTGCACGGCGGTTTCAGCGATTCGCGGGACTTCGAGGCGAACCTGGCGCGGTTGGCGGACCGCTTCCGGGTGTTCCTGGTGGACCGGCGGGGCCACGGGCGGACGCCGGACGTACCGGGGCCGGTGCCGCTGGACGTGCTGGCGGGCGACGTGATCGCGTTCCTGGAGCGGGTGGTCGGCGGCCCGGCGCACCTGGCGGGCTACAGCGCGGGCGGCGTGGTGGCGCTCGGCGTGGCGCAGCGCAGACCGGACCTGGTGCGCGGGCTGGTGGTGCTGAACTCGGGCTACTCCAAGGACGGCTGGCTGTTCCTGCCCGAGCCGGGCGGCGAGCTGCCGGGCGAGGTGGCCGACCGGTACGCCGAGGTGTCGCCGGACGGCCGCGAGCACCTGCCGGTGGTGGTGGAGAAGTTCGCCCGCGCCGCGCACGAGCCGGAGGCGGTCGACCTGGGCGCGATCACCAGTCCCACGCTGGTGCTGGGCAGCGATGACGACATCGTGCACCTGGAGCACACCGTCGCGATGTACCGGGGCATCGCGAACGCGCAGCTCTGCGTCCTGCCGGGCACGTCGCACCTGATGCTGTTCGAGCGGCCCGAGCTGTGCGCGTCGGTGGTGGCGGACTTCCTGACCGGCGCGCCCGCGCCGCTGATGCCGATCCGCCGGGCGGGGGTGAGCGCCTGA